cAAATGTTTTGCTTGAGGTAAGTCCCAACGTCAAGATGCAAcacttgcaacagcaacagcagcagcaacatcataACACCAGCGGCCCGCAACAATTGCAACAAAGCGAGCAAAAGTGCaacaaattgatttgtgtgtgttttttttttgtttggagAATCCAATAAAAATTGGAAATCGTTGACAGTCCACGGTGTGCACTAGTGTGTGCTCGCTCCCACCCATCGCTGGCATACGGTCGCACGCTTTGTTgtgttttgctgttgctgcatttCTCTCGCTCCGCCCCAGGATGCTCCTGTTGttcaatttgttgtttcaGTGTTGCAAAAAGGTTAAGTTAATTATGCATTTTGTTCGCTTCCAGTGAGAATCCAAGACAGTGAATCGTTGAACCAGTCCAGGCCTCAGGAAGAGCACAaggaagagccagagcagcagcagtagtcgAAGAAGCCCGCCAAGATGTCGCGCTGGGGCAAGAACATCGTCGTACCGCTGGATTCCCTCTGCAAGGAGAAGGAAAACACCAACCGGCCGACAGTGGCCCGTTCCGTGGGCACCGTGGGCAAATGGGGCAAGATGGGGTTCACCTCGACCCGCACCTACACACTCTCCGCCCTCCATCCgatggcagcggcggcggcggccgccgcagcagcagccagtccCGCCCAAAGCCCGGCCTCTACATACGACCATGATCCGAACGACATGTCCGTGTCTGTGCCGGAACCGCCCAAGCCTAAGAAGTTCTTCAAGTCACGAAACGCCGCGCCGCCCGAGGTGATTGCCCAGATCATCCAGCAGATGCCGCACTGCGTCGACACGTCGCCGATGCGGGATCAGCATGCCGCGCCCGCCGCCCACGAGACCCTCAAACAGAAGCTGGTCAAAGGCAACTCCGCAGAGCGGAAGCGCAAATCTCCCAAGAAGAAAGCATCAACGCCTGCGACGCCCTCGACGCCAGGTGCGTTCGGTCTGGACAGCGATGGCATGGATACGCCGGCGGATCATCAGGAGGGTGGCGACGAACCCCGGTCGACCAAGAAAAAGCGACCCAAGGAGGAAAAGAAGCTCAAGCCGGAGGCGCCGCCATCGCGAATCCTGGGACGGACCCGCAAGGCGGTCAACTACCGTGAGGTGGACGAGGACGATCGGTATCCCACGCCCACTAAGGATCTAATCATTTCCAAGTCGCGTACCCCAACGGAAACGGTTACATCAGCCTCGGCATTGGCCGCCTCTGTGGCTGCCACCTCCACAGAAGCCATCACCTCgacagcaggcagcagtcCCGATTCTGGTCTAGCGCTTCCGCCCCCCATAACGGCGCCCAGTACCGCGGCTGCGTCTGCTACGAcaacgctgccgctgcctccaTCCGCCTCCGCCACGAACTCCACAAGTGCATCCCGCACGCCGGAGCATCCGCCCATTGTGCTGCGCATTTCCAAGGTGAGTGTGGACAATCGGAGCCCTAATCCTTACCTTAAATCTGCCTTAAATCGAAGTTTTGCTTGTGTGGACACGGGTATTGGGGAATAAGAGCACTAAGGACTGTTGAATATCTGGAGGAATGCCTTGCCTCGAGGCTTACCAAACTAAAAGATTACTTTATGTTCTTGCAAAGAAGGTTGCAGCCGGAGGAGTCGGCTCGAGTCCGTCTCCGTTTGTCTATCCGATTCGAGACGGTGACGAATAAATATTGAGAAACACCTGTGGAGCACAGAGCAAGATAAAGAGCCTTCACAAGGGCGAACGTTCGAAATGGAGAAATGATCTGCTGATTGCAGACTAGTCGCTATAAAgatacctacatatgtatctgtttctgtgttttaTGTTGATTGTAGGTTGCCACAGACGATCTTGAATAATGTTCTTTAAATTATATGATTCTTACTTGTACATAAATGGGTTTACCATCAAAATATTGGAATCTGAGATATCGtgataaacatacatatattcttgatcagctatatacagtatatatatatatatatataaaatatatatatatgtatatctctttatatatatataaaagtcTATACAGGCATGTCCTGCTATACATATAATCATATTCATGCAAGATTCGCTtacaatatttaaaaattcccAAAtagttacatatatgtatataatttttttcttcGGCGATCCGATCGCTCTTTTTAGATTTCTCTAGCGGCTAATAAAATCAATCAGTAAAAGcagaattaaaaatattaatattccCACCATTAGTGGAGTACCCTCAACATTTGAGAGCAGCCGCTCCGCAAGCGAtctccctcctctctctctctctctctctctcgggcTAGTTCGCTCACTCACCCCTCTCTTTTTGAcggctctctttctctctctcgtcaGTTCTGGCACTCGAGTGCCAGAGCGCGCTGAGTGGGAAAGAGAaagcgacagcaacaacaaggcAGTGTTAAATTACGCGCGCTTTTACATTAAacggagtttttttttgtctttctttctttctttctttctgggCTGCTTagcgttttctgtttcttgttctgccgctgccttctGCTTCTCTTTCTGCTTCTGTTATTACCTTGTGGCTATCTTCTTTCGACAGTCAGTGTCGCCGCAGTTGTTAGCGGCAGTTTTTCAGACGCTTGGGGAAACGAAACGCGACACCGCCAGACATTTGCCATCCAAAGGggaagagaacagaacagaacagaacagaacaaaagTGGAGGAATCAGACGACAAAACCCGAATTTGAAGTTGAGTCTAAAAACGGATCGAATTTTCAATCACTTTTGCAGGGCACTTCCCGCTTGGTCAGCACGGACAGCGAGGAGCCGCCCGGCAGTTCGCCAGCGCATCAtcagtaccagcagcagcagcagcagcagctcctccagcatcatcagcagcaccaccttcagtaccagaaccagagccagagccagcagcaacacctGGAGGAGTCATTTGGAGCAGAGACTGGAACAGTGGGAGCGGGAGGTGTAGATAGAAGAGACGACGAGAGAGAAAAAGTTCCTGCAAATACGCCAAAAATCATTGTGAAACCCCTTCGACCTCCTGGGGCCGAGGGAACgggtgccgccgccgccgccgccgccagcttCGAGGAGCAGCGCCTGCCAGAGGAGACAGAGGAGGACGCcgacgaggaagaagaggaggaggaggaggaagagccGCCAGAGATCAACTATTGCACTGTGAAGATCTCACCGGACAAACCCCCGAAGGAGCGCCTGAAGCTGATCATCAAGACCGACGTGATCCGGCACGCCATCGCCaaagcagccgcagcagcggcagccaaagCAGCCGGGGAGGAGACGCGCAGCGAAAAGAAGTCCAAGAGCAAGAAGCACAAGCACCTCAAGCACGCCCagttggagcagcagctgctcacCAACTGCAATACCAGCAACACAGCCAGCGGTGGAACAGTACCCAGTGCGACAGTCAcatcgacagcgacagcgacagccacaggcacaggcacagcaaCGGCCACCGTCACAACGGAGGCTAACTCAGAGTTTAAGACGCCGTCACCCCACCTGGCCCTCAACGAGCCCCcgcaccaacaacagcaacaacagcagacgCAGCCGATCCCAATCCAGCCTCATCGCGGCTCGGTGATTTCGCCCACCACACGCTCGGACCACGACTTCGACTCGCAGTCCTCGGTGCTGGGCAGCATCTCCTCTAAGGGAAACAGCACGCCGCTGATGCTGGCGCAGGCCGTTCAGGAGGACAGCTGCGTTATTCGGAGCCGGGGATCCAGTGTGATCACCAGCGACCTGGAGTCGAGCCAGCACTCGTCCCTGGTGGCGCCCCCCTCAGACATCGAGTCGCGCCTGGAGTCCATGATGATGACCATCGATGGAGGGTCAGCTGCAGCTGGGACGGCGGTATCTGATGTGGCACCGGGGCCGCTGCAAGAGGATATTCTGGCCGTTCTCCGCGGAGACGTGACCCGGGTCAATGGAGCGGGAGAGGAGCCTCCAGCTGTGGAAGAGCCGCCGCCCAAACGGGCCACGCGGGGAAGGGCTAGAAAGGCCAACAACAATGTGGATGCGGCACCAGCGGCGCCATCAACGGTTACAGAAACGCGGACACGCGGCAGGACCAAGGCAGCGGAGACAGTCACATCGCCCGTGGCCCCGGCCGTGCCTGTGCCCGTGgccgtgcctgtgcctgtgcccaaGCGGGCCACACGTGGCACTCGCGGCGCCAAGAAAGCGGAACTGGAGACGAACATGGAGGTGGACGAGTCCGGTCCGCTGGCTGGGACCGACCAGGAGGATGCCACGGCAACTGTCACGACCACATCCCTGCCGCGACGAGGGCGCAATGCCGCCGCACGGGCCAACAATAACAATCTGGCcagcatcaacaacaacatcaacaagaTAGCCGCCAGTCTCTCGGCCAAGGCGGAGGCCAGTCGTCTGGCGGAGGGCGGGCCGACACCTGGGGCGCGCAGCTACGGGCGGAAGCGGAAGAACCAGCAGGTGACACAGGTAGTGCCGCAGGAAGCGCAAGCGGGCGGCGAGGGCGCGGAGGACGCTGCTGCACAGCGGGAAgaagaggatgaggaggagcagcctACGCCCGCCAAAATTCCGCAcaccgatcccgatcccgagcCCGTTCACGACGCGGATGCCGATGCGGATGCGGACCACGATAACGAACCGGATCCCGATCCGGATCTGGACGAGGCCGACGAGCTGTCGAACAACTCGAACTCGAATTCGAACAACTCCTCGCTTCACCACGACGGCTCCTCGTCGTCGCCCCCGCCGCGCGACTTTAAGTTCAAGGACAAGTTCAAGCGTACCCTCACCCTCGACACGCAGGTGGCCAATGCTAATGCAGAggccgctgcagccgccgcagcagccgcagccgccgcagcggaagcggaagctgcaccagcagcagaagcagagggtGGGGCCTCCTCGGCCGttcaaccaccaccaccacccgcAGATACGGAGCAGCGAGGAGCCGTGAAGCTGGTCATTTCCAAGAAGAAGGGCAGCATCTTTAAGAGCCGAGCCCTGGTGCCCTCCGACCAGGCCGAGCAGGCGACTGTGGCCAAGCGGCACCTCTACAAGCACAGCTGGGACGCGGCCCTCGAGGCGAATGGCGGTGGCACCGGTAGCGATGCCAGCAATGCCTCCGCTCCCGGCGGTGTCTCCTCCACGGGAGGCAAGGACCATATGCTGCATATGCACCTGCTCGCCACCAAGTCGGATGGCGACTTCTGCGACAGCCCGTCCTCCAATAACAACACGAGCAGCGgaagctgctcctcctccaccctGCGCGACGACAGtccgggcctgggcctgggacaGGGTCTGGGCAAGGTCTCGCGGAGCTCGGCCAAGCAGATCAGCATGCCCGCCGCCCATACCATGGTGGAGGGCTTCGACATGGACGCGGCCGAGGTGGAGGAGCTGGGCCTGGAGCGGGTCGTTGGGCTGAGCAGCGTGGGAAATCTAGTCggtagcagcggcagcggtccCATTCGGGTGGACCGCAAGACCAAGGAGTACTACACGGTGGTGCGGAATGTTAAGACCGCCCACCAAATCCAGGAGATTGGCGAGTATCAGGAGATGGACGACGACGTTGAGTACATACTGGACGCCCTGCAGCCGCATAATCCCCCTGCAACGCGCTGCCTCTCCGCCCTCCAGCTGGCCACCAAGTGCATGATGCCCGCCTTCAGGATGCATGTCCGTGCCCATGGCGTGGTCACCAAGTTCTTCAAGGTAAGTAGTCCTGGAGTAGAAATGGAGACTGAGACGCGAGCGAATATCCTtacaatttgtatttatatctGTTTAGGCCCTGTCCGATGCCAACAGGGATTTGAGCCTGGGCCTGTGCACCTCGGCCATCATGTACATCCTGTCGCAGGAGGGCCTCAACATGGACCTGGACCGGGATTCGCTGGAGCTGATGATCAATCTGCTGGAGGCGGACGGCGTGGGCGTCGGCGGGGCGGCCCCCTCTGACCAGCGGGCCAACTACGAGCGGAACAAGCAGAAGGTGCGAGAGCTGTGCGAGGAAATCAAGGCACAGGGCAAGGGCACCCACCTGAACGTTGAGTCCATCACGGTGGGCACGCTGGCCATGGAGACGCTTCTCTCGCTGACTTCGAAGCGCGCCGGCGAGTGGTTCAAGGAGGACCTGCGAAAGCTGGGCGGTTTGGAGCACATCATCAAGACCATATCGGACTTCTGCCGGCCTGTGATCGCCTGCGACATGGACATGGAGCGGCAGATCACGTGGGTGCCGGTCCTGCTGGACAACATGCAGACGGTGGCTCGCTGCCTGCGCGTCCTCGAGAATGTCACGCAGCACAACGAGGCCAATCAGCGCTACATGCTAACCTTTGCCAAGGGGCGGGCGGTCGACACGCTCTGTCTGCTGTACCGGCTCTGCAGCCGGCAACTGGTGTTGCATCCCTCTACCACAGAGCTGGCCAcgggcagcaacagccgcaagGAGCATCCGGGCGTCGCCATGCGCGAGCTTCTCATAAACGTGATGAAGGTGCTGATCAGCCTCACGCACACCTTCAACGAGGCACACCCCTCGCTGGGCGCCGATCTGCTGGGCAAGCGTGGGGACGTGATCGAGACGAGCTTCCAGCTCTTGCTACTCTCAGGCAACTACATTCCGGAAAACTGTGTCTTCGAGCTGAGCATTTTGGTGAGTCTGCCGAGACCCTGCTCAAACCCATTATACTGACCATTGTACTGACAacacctccatctccatctccaccaGGTACTCACTCTGCTGATCAATCTGTGCATGTACACGCCGCGCAATCGCACCCATTTGATGGAGGCGTTTGCCCCAGCCGAATATGTGGCGGACACTCCCCCGGTGCAGGGCAGAGTCAGTGCACTCCAGGCCCTGATCGAGTACTTTTACAAATGCGAGGAGCTTGCAAGGTGAGATCAGGAGGAAACAGACCCCTTTGAGAAGGACAGAGATTTATACGTATTATTGGTGTTCCGCCCTTACAGGTTGGTGGAGAAGAACACTGATGCCTTCCTGGAGAGCAACGAGACGGGAAAGAAGAAACAAGAGGAAGTCGAGGAGACGGTCAACAATCGTGAGTAGCttcatctgtgtgtgtttgtgcccCGGCAACCCAAtctaatcaaatcaaatgaaatctAATCCCATCAAACAACAGTGCTTCAGCGCGCTGGCCATCACATGGAGCATACGCTTAAGGGCAGCTATGCGGCTATTCTTGTGGGCAATCTGATAACCGACAGCGAGCTGTACGAGGCAATAGTGCGGCGCCAGTTACGCGGCCACAGCTTCCGGGAGGTTGTGGGTGTGCTGGAGAAGTACCACACCTTCATGAATCTGACGTCCAGCGTAAGTAGTCCCCTCCTAAAGTTCCGTACTTCCCTGTCAGTTCTTGTGTAATCGAATCTCTCTACCAATCCATTCCATAGCTGGAGGCTGCTGTCGTGTCTCACATGAAGTCCACGAAGCGCATCATCGACAACTTCAAGAAGCGCGATTACATCTACGAGCATGCGGACGAGCATGACGACGGTCTGCCCCTCAACCTGGAGACAACCGCGCAGGACCACCAGGATGAGCTGGCGGCGGGCATTAGTGGGGACACGACCACTTCCTCCTCCACGTCCTCGTCGCCCACATCGTCGACGCGCGTGCCGCGCGTCTACAAGACATACAGCAGCCATAGATAATCGCTGTAACCgtgagggaggaggaggaggcgacaGCCTGCCACCAAAATATAAATCTGTTTGTGATTATGTAATTCGTTTATGTGTTTATATGCCGCCACTATATCTACTTGCGTGtagtatgtgtatgtatttgtgtatATGTCCCCTGCACTAAGCTTCGGATCAGCTACCATTATCCTTTACagatatataaatacatatatatgtatatatggttATATGTATAGCCgcgatagggatagggatagtaatgtgaatgtgaatgtgaatgtgtgaATATGAATATGTTTATTCGTTTCCATTAACCAAAAGTGATAGTAAACTCTTGAGCATGGTCAGCGTTTAAACTACAACCCGAGACAGTAACCGGAAAGCGGAGACCCCAATCGAAACGGAAATGATCGACAAAAATCGATCAATGCGGAATCGAACCCTCAATCGAAACGGAAACAAACCTGTAACCGAACTAGTACGATCCCGTAACCGAACCGAAATCAAACACGAAACTGGAATCGATACCGAACCCGGAGCCGAACAACACAAAGATCCAAATCCACTACTGATATGTGTACGTTATATAGTCATAAGCAATATTAGCCTAAACTAAACTACTGCTTACCGAAACATGTAAATATTGTTTAATCAGCGATTTTATCGAGTGCGTCatagtttttatttgtaatgtgtttttttttacctatTCGTACtcttaaatatattaaataccTATCTCTTTTGTTGTAATCTTTAGATTACACATCTCAAAATATCCAGAGATGCAGACAGAGACCGCGAAACAGAGcgagacagaaagagaagtGTAACGAAAGCGAGCAAGGAGAAATTTAGGATTGCGTAATGTGCAAGAATAAAGAGTTATTTTATTGCGTAAACCTAAACCTAAGCTAAAGAACACCCTACTTATAAATCTAAAactgataaataaatatatatatatatatctatatatatataaataaatatatgtatgtgtacgtttacaaaaaccacaaaaaatgtCATACCTAGGCTAAAAAAATCAGAGACAGAAAGGCGAACGCGGGCGCGAcgcaaagaaagagagaaacaatTTCGggaacaaaatatatatttattttgtgtttttaaaTTTGTCGATAATATGAAAaagtctatatatatatatatatgtacatatatatatatgtatattaggAGTACGTCATATATTGTTcttgcagaaaaaaagaaagcaaaaataaaaccaaaataaaaaacatacaaatatgAGTCGTATTGTGATTTGAAAAAGGACCAGAAATTTGGCTTGGTTTAGGGATGAAAGCTTGAGATATGGGATTCACAGATGTTAAGGTAATACCAAAGACTATAGAagaccaagatgttgcatgaggaacaaattcctCAAGTGGAATACGGGCGCGTGGGGTACTGGTACGCTTGGTACTGGAATTCTCTTTTAGGCTATCCTTCGGCTCTGGCCGCGGTCCGCTGCCTACCTATGTATGTTCTCGGGCTCGTCTGTTCAGCTCGTCCAATCTGGCTTATATAAACTAATATCGTCGAGAGTAAAAAGGAAGTCGttttcgtgttttttcttATGAGTATTATGTTAATCATagaattttgtaaaattttgttttatattattaaattGTTCTTTTGTAGAAATAGAAAGTCTTGTTATATGATATAGAAACAAAGAATCACTTTGCTCTGTCTTGAGGTTTGATTCTGAATGAATCCAATTTATTCTTCAAAAACTTCTTTAGCCTAAAGTACATAATATTTCAAGTTGAGTTCTGTCGCTAATAACAGCATGTGttgagaaaaaaagaaaataataaaggGGGAATCAAACAGATCCATTTCATGAGTAGATTTCAATTTAGATATAAAAATGGTTCAGGATAGCAAAAAGAAGAGGTATTGGTATTGAAGCCTAGGTTCGTTAGCGCATTTTGATGAAAGCCAATTGATAATATAGATGAATCAAAACCAATAATAGACACTGAAGTCGAAAGTGGCACAGAACTAAATCCTCAATCAGACAATATAGACATTAGCAAAGATATAATAGAAACCGACGTCGAAAGCGACTCGGAACTAAAACCGAAATATCAATATCATAAAAAATTGCCCAAGTTGATAAAGATCGACTATACGTGAGACAAGTCACATCCTTTATCCCAGAGTTTGAAGGCAGTAAACTGTCCTTCAACGTTTTTTCACAGCGTTAAGAATCACTGAAAGGAGATCAAATCAAAGATAACTGGCTCTAAGGAGGAAAAACAGCATCTCAATATATTACCGATATTGACAATCTGCGCAAGCAGCTCGAAGCATCGTATATTGATGAAGGGCTAGACCCAGACAATGCTGACAAATTTTCAACCAAAGAGTCCAAGCTCTCAAACCAAGCTTACCATAATACTTGAGGCAGGTAAATACATCCATTGCAGCTCTTTGGCGAAGTGTTGCCTTGATTAGTGCAATACGCTCTCTGCAGCGTTATCGGTCCTCCTCTTCTGTTGATGATTTCAAGAGGTCTTCCTCTAAGTGTTTTTGGGTAAGGAGTTTTCTTACTTCTCCTCCTcgtttgggttttggtttcggtttttttttgctggcgGGCTCTGTACTCAGCTATTGTAAGTGTGCGCGGCCCCGCGGTTGGATCCACCTCCAGGTACTCCTGAAGAGAGGGTGGATACCTTTGCACGATAGGAGCAGAATGCTGTGTTGTCGCTGCTCTGCATTCGGCTCGTTTTTAGTTAACGTttatcattttgtttttcaaatgTTTTGAAACTGAGTTCCACAGCAGCTTTACTTTAGTTTTGCAATTgctattatacccgatactcaaaatgagaattgaggtatattagatttgtggttaaagtggatgtgtgtaacgtccagaaggaatcgtttccgaccccataaagtatatatattcttgatcagcatcaatagccgagtcgattgagccatgtctgtctgtccgtctgtccgtccctttcagcgcctagtgctcaaagaccataagagctagagcaacggtgttttggatccagatttctgtgatatgtactgctacaaaaatatttaaaaactttgccgcgcccacttccgcccccacaaagggcgaaaatctgtggcatccacaatttcgacgatacgagaaaactaaaaacgcagaatcttctagagtgcaaaatctgaaccatatcgtataattattatagccagaatcaagcaaacaatttcattctttctcgctctatctctctctaacacacaggtttaatggtcggttttgccaattgcaaaatatgcgTTCAAgaatctcagaacctataagagccaaagcaaccaaatttggtatccacactcctgtgatatcggaccttgaccgttttgtgtcaaaatttcgacacactcacttccgcccccccaaaaggacgaaaatctagggcatccacaaatctcagagactattaaggctgtTAGATCTCTCTAttaaacgtatatctcagaatttcgccccacccccttccgcccccagaaagaacgaaaatctgttgcatccactaTATTGCAGAtccgagaaaactaaaaatgcagaagcatagataacgaccatatctatccggttgctgaatttggatcagatcagataatttttatagccgaaaagaaaaaacaattttcagtggctacgcagcgcccgacgtcacgctcagactgattttctgtctccctcgcacgcactctttgtcgtgtcgtttaatattagcgtcgtctgccggaggagagccatactgacttagtatcgggtataactgtagagttgcggtgtccgcagcaactcacaacgttccccctcgttttatgTGTGATATTGGCACTACACTTAAATTGTCCGTAAGGGCTCTCTGGTATTCTGATTAATGCCATCGTGCAAAGTTTCCTTGTGTGCATTCTTGATAATTATTTACAATCAAGGGATTTCCaaacttaaatttttaaaGTGTAGAGTTTTATAATCTACCTCCAACTCGCAGTAACCCAAACGGATTGAAGACtaatattttggtttttgtctctatttattatttattaattaggCTAGCTCTTTCGGAACTGAATTGGATAGCTTGttatttttcaatattaatAATTTGGCGATGATCGTCAAAAATCTTTCAGCTTATCTGTACGAATGCCTCTTGACGCTACATCCGCAGGATTCTCTTCAGATTTGACAAGTCTCGATTTACTTGCTATAACTTGTCTAATTTCGTCAGTTCGACGCCTGTTAAACTTGTCTTTATTGTCCAAGAATTAAAAGGTATTTTTACCACATACCTTCCATTCTCCTCTCTTCTTGTCCCACGTTACTATCTTCGCTTTCCAATTCCGAAAAACGCTCTAAGTCGCGAACTTTAATTGATAAATTTATCaccttttgatttggtgcaACCAGGTATAATTCATCCGAATTCTGTGCTCTGACCAAGTAGTCCGTCTATTTTTACCACTCCGTCTTTAAAAATATGGGCAGACAATCAATTCCAATTATTACATCTTATCTATTTGGCCTATTAAAGTCAGGATCTGACCACACATAATCTTGCCATTAAGTCAATATTGAAAA
The sequence above is a segment of the Drosophila pseudoobscura strain MV-25-SWS-2005 chromosome X, UCI_Dpse_MV25, whole genome shotgun sequence genome. Coding sequences within it:
- the wapl gene encoding protein wings apart-like, which encodes MSRWGKNIVVPLDSLCKEKENTNRPTVARSVGTVGKWGKMGFTSTRTYTLSALHPMAAAAAAAAAAASPAQSPASTYDHDPNDMSVSVPEPPKPKKFFKSRNAAPPEVIAQIIQQMPHCVDTSPMRDQHAAPAAHETLKQKLVKGNSAERKRKSPKKKASTPATPSTPGAFGLDSDGMDTPADHQEGGDEPRSTKKKRPKEEKKLKPEAPPSRILGRTRKAVNYREVDEDDRYPTPTKDLIISKSRTPTETVTSASALAASVAATSTEAITSTAGSSPDSGLALPPPITAPSTAAASATTTLPLPPSASATNSTSASRTPEHPPIVLRISKGTSRLVSTDSEEPPGSSPAHHQYQQQQQQQLLQHHQQHHLQYQNQSQSQQQHLEESFGAETGTVGAGGVDRRDDEREKVPANTPKIIVKPLRPPGAEGTGAAAAAAASFEEQRLPEETEEDADEEEEEEEEEEPPEINYCTVKISPDKPPKERLKLIIKTDVIRHAIAKAAAAAAAKAAGEETRSEKKSKSKKHKHLKHAQLEQQLLTNCNTSNTASGGTVPSATVTSTATATATGTGTATATVTTEANSEFKTPSPHLALNEPPHQQQQQQQTQPIPIQPHRGSVISPTTRSDHDFDSQSSVLGSISSKGNSTPLMLAQAVQEDSCVIRSRGSSVITSDLESSQHSSLVAPPSDIESRLESMMMTIDGGSAAAGTAVSDVAPGPLQEDILAVLRGDVTRVNGAGEEPPAVEEPPPKRATRGRARKANNNVDAAPAAPSTVTETRTRGRTKAAETVTSPVAPAVPVPVAVPVPVPKRATRGTRGAKKAELETNMEVDESGPLAGTDQEDATATVTTTSLPRRGRNAAARANNNNLASINNNINKIAASLSAKAEASRLAEGGPTPGARSYGRKRKNQQVTQVVPQEAQAGGEGAEDAAAQREEEDEEEQPTPAKIPHTDPDPEPVHDADADADADHDNEPDPDPDLDEADELSNNSNSNSNNSSLHHDGSSSSPPPRDFKFKDKFKRTLTLDTQVANANAEAAAAAAAAAAAAAEAEAAPAAEAEGGASSAVQPPPPPADTEQRGAVKLVISKKKGSIFKSRALVPSDQAEQATVAKRHLYKHSWDAALEANGGGTGSDASNASAPGGVSSTGGKDHMLHMHLLATKSDGDFCDSPSSNNNTSSGSCSSSTLRDDSPGLGLGQGLGKVSRSSAKQISMPAAHTMVEGFDMDAAEVEELGLERVVGLSSVGNLVGSSGSGPIRVDRKTKEYYTVVRNVKTAHQIQEIGEYQEMDDDVEYILDALQPHNPPATRCLSALQLATKCMMPAFRMHVRAHGVVTKFFKALSDANRDLSLGLCTSAIMYILSQEGLNMDLDRDSLELMINLLEADGVGVGGAAPSDQRANYERNKQKVRELCEEIKAQGKGTHLNVESITVGTLAMETLLSLTSKRAGEWFKEDLRKLGGLEHIIKTISDFCRPVIACDMDMERQITWVPVLLDNMQTVARCLRVLENVTQHNEANQRYMLTFAKGRAVDTLCLLYRLCSRQLVLHPSTTELATGSNSRKEHPGVAMRELLINVMKVLISLTHTFNEAHPSLGADLLGKRGDVIETSFQLLLLSGNYIPENCVFELSILVLTLLINLCMYTPRNRTHLMEAFAPAEYVADTPPVQGRVSALQALIEYFYKCEELARLVEKNTDAFLESNETGKKKQEEVEETVNNLLQRAGHHMEHTLKGSYAAILVGNLITDSELYEAIVRRQLRGHSFREVVGVLEKYHTFMNLTSSLEAAVVSHMKSTKRIIDNFKKRDYIYEHADEHDDGLPLNLETTAQDHQDELAAGISGDTTTSSSTSSSPTSSTRVPRVYKTYSSHR